CCTGCCGCCGGCACGTCTTAGCCGCCACGACGTCCGCCCCCCCAGGGCCCGCGCTCCTTCCGTGGCCGGAACGGCACGGGGGCGCCCCACCACCGAGGGCGCCCGGGGCCCCGTCTGCCTACACTGGTCGGCCGATCGGCCGACCCCAGCAGGAAGCAGAGACGACAAGGTGACTGAAGCGATCCTCCTGGTCGGCGGCAAGGGCACCCGGCTGCGCCCGCTGACGGTGCACACGCCCAAGCCCATGGTCCCGGCGGCGGGTGTGCCGTTCCTCACCCACCAGCTGGCCCGCGCCCGGGCCGCCGGCGTCGAGCACATCGTTCTCGCCACCTCGTACCTCGCCGAGGTCTTCGAGCCGTATTTCGGCGACGGATCGGCGCTCGGCCTGCACCTGGAGTACGTCACCGAGGAGGAGCCGCTGGGCACCGGCGGCGCCATCCGCAATGTCGCCTCGCGGCTGCACTCCGCGCCCGACGACCCGGTACTGATCTTCAACGGTGACATCCTCACCGGCCTGGACATCGCCGCCCTCGTCGGCACCCACCGCACCTCCGGCGCCGATGTCTCCCTGCACCTGACCCGGGTCGAGGACCCGCGCGCCTTCGGCCTGGTGCCCACCGACGACACCGGCCGGGTCACCGCCTTCCTGGAGAAGCCGCAGACCCCCGAGGAGATCGTCACCGACCAGATCAACGCCGGTGCCTATGTCTTCAACCGGTCGGTCATCGACACCATCCCCGCCGGCCGCCCGGTCTCCGTCGAACGCGAGACCTTCCCCGGCCTGCTCGCCGACGGCGCCCACCTCCAGGGCATGGTCGACTCCACCTACTGGCTCGACCTCGGCACCCCGCAGGCCTTCGTCCGCGGCTCCGCCGACCTGGTCCTCGGCCGCGCCCCGTCCCCGGCGGTGCCCGGCCGCTGCGGGGACCGCCTGGTCCTGGAGACCGCCGAGGTCGCCGCCGACGCCAAGCTCACCGGCGGCACCGTCGTCGGCGCGCGCACCGTGATCGGCGCCGGCGCCGAGATCGACGGCAGCGCCGTCCTCGAAGGCGCGGTCGTCGAGCCGGGCGCCCGGATCCGTGACGCGCTGATCGGCGCCGGGGCGCACATCGGGGCCCGTACGGTCCTGGACGGTGCGGTCATCGGCGACGGCGCGCGGATCGGCGCCGACAACGAGCTGCGCGGCGGCATCCGCATCTGGTGCGACGCCGACATCCCCGCCGGCTCGGTGCGCTTCTCGTCCGACCAGTAGCGGACAGCGCCCCGCCGCTCCTTTGGTGCCCCGCTCCTGTGATGCCCCGCTCCTTTGGCGCCCGCTCCCGTGGCGCACCGGCGGAGCGGCGCACTTCATAGGAGCGGCGCACCACGGGAATGCCGCCCTGCAGCACCACGTTGTGGCCCCGAGGGGGCGCTCGCCACCCCTACGGGATGTGTTCGCCCACCCCCTACGGCCCACCCAGCTGCCCCCCCACCCACGGCCCGCCCCGCTGTCACCCCATCGCCTAACCTGGCCGCATGCCCGCCCGCACCTGGGAGCCGCCCGGCCCGTTCGACCTGCACCGCACGCTGGGTGTGCTGCAGCGCGGCCCCGGCGACCCCGCGTTCGCGGTGCGTGACGGCGAACTGTGGCGCGCGTGCCGTACGCCCGAGGGACCCGGCACGCTCCGTATCGCGGCCCGTCCCGCCGCCGGCCAGGTCGAGGCCGAGGCCTGGGGGCCGGGTGCCGACTGGCTGCTGGAGCGCCTGCCCGAGCTGCTGGGGGAGTCCGACGACCCGGCGCAGCTGACCGCCCGGCACCGCATCGTCCATGAGGCCCGCCGCCGCCACCCCGGCGTCCGGCTCGCGCGCACCGGCCTGGTCCTGGAGTCGCTGATCCCCTCGATCCTGGAGCAGAAGGTCACCAGCGACGAGGCCTACCGCGCCTGGCGGCTGCTGCTGCAGCGGCACGGCGAGCCCGCCCCCGGACCCTGGGCGCGGATGCGGGTGATGCCGGAGCCGCGCGGCTGGGCGCTGATCCCCTCCTGGGAGTGGCACCGCGCGGGCGTCGACGCCAAGCGCTCCTCCGCGATCCTGCGCGCCGTGCGGGCCGCCCGCCGGATGGAGGAGGCCTCGCGGATGGACCTCGCGGACGCCACCCGGCGCCTCATGGCGCTGCCCGGCATCGGCCCCTGGACCGCCGCGGAGACGCTGCAGCGCACCCTCGGCGCCCCGGACGCGATCACGGTCGGCGATCTGCATCTGCCGAAGATCATCGGCTATGCCCTCACCGGCCGCCGCGGCACCACGGACGAGGAGATGCTCGAACTCCTCGCGCCCTACGAGGGCCAGCGGCACCGCGCCGCCCGCCTGATCCTGCTGTCCGGCCGCGTCCCGCCGCGCCGCGCCCCGCGCTTCCCCGTAGGGGACATAGCCCGGCTGTGACCGGCGCTGGCGCGGGCCGGCGCACCACGACGGCGTCGTCGTCCCGGTCAGCGCACCACGACGAAGTCCTCGGCGTTCCGTGCCGGGCGCGCGGCCGGTGCCGCCGCCGGACGTCCGAGGGCCACCGCCCCCATCGGCTCCCAGTCCTCCGGCAGCTCCAGCACGTCCCGGACCACGTCCCGGCAGAACATCGTCGACGACACCCAGGCGGAGCCGAGGCCTTCGCCCGCCAGCGCGACCAGGAAGTTCTGGATCCCCGCGCCGTGGGCCACGAGGAACATCTCGCGCTCCGCCGTGCTGCGCCGCGCGTCGGGGTAGGGGTGCGAGCCGTCCGTCACCATGCACGGCACCGCCAGATACGGCGCGGCACGCAGCACATCGCCGCGCCGTATGCGCTTGGCGATGGACTCCTCCGACTTGCCGTCCCGGCGCAGATCCGCGACCCAGGCGTCCCGCATCGCGTCCAGGAGCCGCACCCGCGCCTGAGGCGACTCCAGGAGCACGAACCGCCAGGGCGTGGTGTGGTGCGGCGCCGGGGCCGTGACCGCCGCCGCCACCGCGCGCCGGACCGCCCCGGGATCGACCGGTTCGCCGGTGAAGGCGCGGACCGTACGCCGTGCCGTGACCGCTTCCCGTACGGCCTCCGAGGTGCCCAGCCGGAACATGTCGTCCTCGGGGCTGCGCACCATGGCGCGCGCCCCGTCCGCCTCGCCGGTCTCCCCGACGACATGGGCAAGACCCCGCACCACCGCGACCGGCAGCCCGTCGGCCTTGCCCTTCACCAGGTCGCCCGCGGCGGCCAGTTCATCGGCGGTGGCCACCACCGTCGCGCTGAGCGGATTGCCGTACGCGTCCGTGCCGCCGCGCAGATCGTCCAGCACCCGCACCCCGGCCGCGCCGATGGCGACATCGGTGAGCCCGTTGCGCCACGGCCGGCCGAAGGTGTCGCTGATGACGACGCCGACGTCGACGCCGAGCGCGGTACGCAGGCCCGCGCGCAGGGCACGCGCCGAGGCGTCCGGATCCTCCGGCAGCAACAGCACGGTCCCCGCAGGGGTGTTGGAGGCGTCGACACCGGCCGCGGCCA
This genomic stretch from Streptomyces nigrescens harbors:
- a CDS encoding nucleotidyltransferase family protein — its product is MTEAILLVGGKGTRLRPLTVHTPKPMVPAAGVPFLTHQLARARAAGVEHIVLATSYLAEVFEPYFGDGSALGLHLEYVTEEEPLGTGGAIRNVASRLHSAPDDPVLIFNGDILTGLDIAALVGTHRTSGADVSLHLTRVEDPRAFGLVPTDDTGRVTAFLEKPQTPEEIVTDQINAGAYVFNRSVIDTIPAGRPVSVERETFPGLLADGAHLQGMVDSTYWLDLGTPQAFVRGSADLVLGRAPSPAVPGRCGDRLVLETAEVAADAKLTGGTVVGARTVIGAGAEIDGSAVLEGAVVEPGARIRDALIGAGAHIGARTVLDGAVIGDGARIGADNELRGGIRIWCDADIPAGSVRFSSDQ
- a CDS encoding DNA-3-methyladenine glycosylase family protein, with translation MPARTWEPPGPFDLHRTLGVLQRGPGDPAFAVRDGELWRACRTPEGPGTLRIAARPAAGQVEAEAWGPGADWLLERLPELLGESDDPAQLTARHRIVHEARRRHPGVRLARTGLVLESLIPSILEQKVTSDEAYRAWRLLLQRHGEPAPGPWARMRVMPEPRGWALIPSWEWHRAGVDAKRSSAILRAVRAARRMEEASRMDLADATRRLMALPGIGPWTAAETLQRTLGAPDAITVGDLHLPKIIGYALTGRRGTTDEEMLELLAPYEGQRHRAARLILLSGRVPPRRAPRFPVGDIARL
- a CDS encoding coenzyme F420-0:L-glutamate ligase, producing MKDASEVPAYRVWALPGMPEVQPGDDLVKLIAAAATAEGMPQLADGDVLLVTSKIVSKAEGRVVEAADREAAIDQETVRVVARRGTLRIVQNRQGLVMAAAGVDASNTPAGTVLLLPEDPDASARALRAGLRTALGVDVGVVISDTFGRPWRNGLTDVAIGAAGVRVLDDLRGGTDAYGNPLSATVVATADELAAAGDLVKGKADGLPVAVVRGLAHVVGETGEADGARAMVRSPEDDMFRLGTSEAVREAVTARRTVRAFTGEPVDPGAVRRAVAAAVTAPAPHHTTPWRFVLLESPQARVRLLDAMRDAWVADLRRDGKSEESIAKRIRRGDVLRAAPYLAVPCMVTDGSHPYPDARRSTAEREMFLVAHGAGIQNFLVALAGEGLGSAWVSSTMFCRDVVRDVLELPEDWEPMGAVALGRPAAAPAARPARNAEDFVVVR